Proteins encoded in a region of the Mycolicibacterium chitae genome:
- a CDS encoding WS/DGAT/MGAT family O-acyltransferase: protein MVTRLSASDASFYQLENSSTPMYVGSLSILRRPRSGLSYETLLATVEQRLPQVPRYRQKVREITLGLARPVWIDDPDFDITYHIRRSALPSPGNDAQLHDLVARLGSRPLDKTRPLWEMYLVEGLANNRIAIYTKSHQALVNGLSAVEIGHVIADRTQKPPVFGEDIWIPAREPGTAELVLGAVGDWFSGPREQLAAVQSAVTGIVSSSDQLVETGRRLADAARIVARGTAPSSPLNTRVSRNRRFTVASGSLEDYRRLRVRYDCDVNDVILAVVAGALRNWLLSRGEPVKPTTTVRAMAPMSVYPELDDDGAAGPGQAISEVTPFLVDLPVGEGNAVVRLSQIAHATESHPTATSLVDARTIVTLSGFAPPTLHAMGIRVATSFAARTFNLLITNVPGAQTQMYVAGAKLLETYAVPPLLHNQVLAIGVTSYCGRVYFGINADREAMSDVDVLPALLRESLEELLEAAK from the coding sequence ATGGTGACCAGGTTGTCGGCATCGGACGCGTCGTTCTATCAACTCGAGAACAGCTCGACACCGATGTACGTGGGTTCGCTGTCCATTCTGCGCCGACCGCGCTCCGGACTGAGCTACGAGACGCTGCTGGCCACCGTCGAGCAGCGGCTGCCGCAGGTGCCCCGGTACCGGCAGAAGGTCCGGGAGATCACGCTGGGGCTGGCGCGCCCGGTCTGGATCGACGACCCCGACTTCGACATCACCTACCACATCCGCCGCTCGGCGCTGCCGTCCCCGGGCAACGACGCCCAGCTGCACGACCTGGTGGCCCGGCTGGGCTCGCGGCCGCTGGACAAGACCCGCCCGCTGTGGGAGATGTACCTGGTCGAGGGCCTGGCCAACAACCGCATCGCGATCTACACCAAGAGCCATCAGGCGCTGGTCAACGGCTTGAGCGCGGTCGAGATCGGGCACGTGATCGCCGACCGCACGCAGAAGCCGCCGGTCTTCGGCGAGGACATCTGGATCCCGGCGCGCGAACCGGGCACCGCCGAGTTGGTGCTCGGGGCGGTGGGGGACTGGTTCTCCGGCCCGCGCGAGCAGCTGGCCGCGGTGCAGTCGGCGGTGACCGGCATCGTCTCGAGTTCCGATCAGCTCGTGGAGACCGGGCGCCGGCTCGCCGATGCGGCGCGCATCGTCGCGCGCGGCACGGCGCCGAGCAGCCCGTTGAACACCCGGGTGTCGCGCAACCGGCGGTTCACGGTGGCCAGCGGCAGCCTCGAGGACTACCGGCGGCTGCGGGTGCGCTACGACTGCGATGTCAACGACGTGATCCTGGCCGTCGTCGCCGGGGCCCTGCGCAACTGGCTGCTGTCCCGCGGCGAGCCGGTGAAGCCGACGACGACGGTGCGCGCCATGGCACCGATGTCGGTCTACCCGGAACTGGACGACGACGGCGCGGCCGGCCCGGGTCAGGCGATCAGCGAGGTGACGCCGTTCCTGGTGGATCTGCCGGTCGGGGAGGGCAACGCGGTGGTCCGGTTGTCGCAGATCGCCCACGCCACCGAGTCGCACCCGACGGCCACCAGCCTGGTCGACGCGCGCACCATCGTGACGCTGTCGGGGTTCGCGCCGCCGACCCTGCACGCCATGGGAATCCGGGTGGCCACCAGCTTTGCTGCGCGCACGTTCAACCTGTTGATCACCAACGTGCCGGGCGCGCAGACCCAGATGTACGTCGCGGGGGCCAAGCTGCTCGAGACCTATGCGGTGCCGCCGTTGCTGCACAACCAGGTGTTGGCCATCGGGGTGACGTCCTACTGCGGGCGGGTGTACTTCGGGATCAACGCGGACCGGGAGGCGATGAGCGACGTCGACGTGCTGCCCGCGTTGCTGCGCGAATCGCTGGAAGAACTGCTCGAAGCCGCCAAATAG
- the hpf gene encoding ribosome hibernation-promoting factor, HPF/YfiA family, which produces MSSQSVNSAQTLVSEKSETKPSGPNAEVVVKGRNVEVPDHFRIYVSEKLARLERFDRTIYMFDVELDHERNRRQRKNCQHVEITARGRGPVVRGEACADSFYAALESAAAKLEARLRRHKDRRKIHYGDKTPLSLAEATAIVPEAFERPSAPIETPEAAAEPHEPGQVVRVKEHPAKPMTVDDALYEMELVGHDFFLFHDKETDKPSVVYRRHAFDYGLIRLA; this is translated from the coding sequence ATGTCAAGCCAATCCGTGAATTCTGCCCAGACCCTGGTCTCCGAGAAGTCGGAGACCAAGCCGTCTGGACCGAACGCCGAAGTGGTGGTCAAGGGGCGCAACGTCGAGGTGCCCGACCACTTCCGGATCTATGTCTCGGAGAAACTCGCCCGCTTGGAGCGGTTCGACCGCACCATCTACATGTTCGACGTCGAACTCGACCACGAACGCAACCGTCGTCAGCGCAAGAACTGTCAGCACGTCGAGATCACCGCGCGGGGTCGCGGCCCGGTCGTGCGCGGTGAGGCCTGCGCCGACAGTTTCTATGCCGCGCTGGAATCCGCGGCCGCCAAACTCGAGGCCCGGCTACGGCGACACAAGGACCGCCGCAAAATTCATTACGGCGACAAGACGCCGCTGTCGCTCGCCGAGGCGACCGCCATCGTGCCGGAGGCCTTCGAGCGCCCGTCCGCCCCCATCGAGACCCCGGAGGCCGCGGCGGAACCGCACGAACCGGGTCAGGTGGTCCGGGTCAAGGAGCACCCGGCCAAACCGATGACCGTTGACGACGCGCTCTACGAGATGGAGCTCGTCGGCCACGACTTCTTCCTGTTCCACGACAAGGAGACCGACAAACCGTCGGTGGTCTACCGCCGGCACGCCTTCGATTACGGCCTGATCCGGCTGGCCTGA
- a CDS encoding Rv3235 family protein, translating to MTVASSTAPAVPAIVIPVIDYEPAIGAAAPAWPAPPVRRPPVRHLEAVPTGPSRRAPSPQLGSAAAFADAALRTVLEVIDRRRPPTQLRALMSSGLADSVLAFGRTAGARRGAAVLRRARVQPCDRDERAFEVAATYSRHHRTHAIACRIEWRAAASDRRWQIVALHIG from the coding sequence GTGACCGTTGCGAGCAGCACCGCACCCGCTGTCCCCGCGATCGTGATCCCGGTCATCGACTACGAACCGGCGATCGGCGCCGCGGCCCCCGCCTGGCCCGCCCCACCGGTCCGACGCCCGCCCGTGCGGCACCTCGAGGCGGTGCCGACCGGCCCTTCCCGCCGCGCGCCGTCGCCGCAGCTGGGCTCCGCCGCGGCCTTCGCCGACGCGGCATTGCGCACGGTGCTCGAGGTCATCGACCGACGCCGGCCGCCCACCCAGTTGCGCGCGCTGATGTCCTCGGGGCTCGCCGACTCGGTGCTGGCGTTCGGCCGCACCGCGGGCGCGCGTCGCGGCGCGGCGGTGCTGCGCCGCGCGCGGGTGCAGCCCTGCGACCGCGACGAGCGCGCGTTCGAAGTGGCCGCCACCTACTCGCGGCACCACCGCACGCATGCGATCGCGTGCCGCATCGAGTGGCGCGCTGCCGCGTCCGACCGCCGCTGGCAGATCGTGGCGCTGCACATCGGCTGA
- a CDS encoding BCCT family transporter, whose protein sequence is MSKTESGKRERTRPARATQGAFRSPTGTVVPRHHPVLDQPVEHKAYGRGGGIDWVVFGVTALIAVAFLVWGFVDTEALASASSSALGWVIDNTGWLFVLTATGFVVFVVWLALSRYGNIPLGRDDEEPEFRTVSWIAMMFSAGMGIGLMFFGVAEPLSHFTDPPPGTGSPTVEAAMATTLFHWTLHPWAIYAVVGLAISYGVYRKGRLQLISAAFEPLIGDRANGAWGKVIDMLAIFATLFGSAASLGLGALQIRSGLGIVAGIGETGNTILIVIITILTMAFVLSAVSGIARGIQWLSNINMVLATLLALFVFVVGPTVFVLNLLPTALGSYFQDLAMMSARTGAEGAEVNAWLESWTIFYWAWWISWTPFVGMFIARISRGRTIRQFVAGVLLVPSVVSLIWFCVFGGAAIREQQQGADLAGEGSVEEQLFSLLAQYPWAAAVSVVVMLLVAIFFVSGADAASIVMGSLSERGTIAPSRPTVIFWGCATGAVAAVMLLVGGADALTGLQSITIIAAVPFVLVMVGLAVALVRDLSSDPMVVRREYAVEAVNSAVITGVTHHGDDFVIAVEKDPDADG, encoded by the coding sequence ATGTCGAAAACTGAATCAGGGAAACGAGAACGCACCAGGCCCGCCCGCGCCACGCAGGGCGCGTTTCGATCACCGACCGGGACCGTCGTGCCCCGGCATCACCCCGTGCTCGACCAACCCGTCGAGCACAAGGCGTACGGCCGCGGCGGCGGCATCGACTGGGTGGTTTTCGGCGTCACCGCGCTGATCGCGGTCGCCTTCCTGGTGTGGGGCTTTGTCGACACCGAGGCGTTGGCGTCCGCATCGTCGAGCGCCCTGGGCTGGGTGATTGACAACACCGGCTGGCTGTTCGTGTTGACTGCCACGGGATTCGTGGTGTTCGTGGTGTGGCTGGCGCTGAGCCGATACGGCAACATCCCGTTGGGCCGCGACGACGAGGAACCGGAGTTCCGGACCGTGTCCTGGATCGCGATGATGTTCAGTGCCGGCATGGGAATCGGGCTGATGTTCTTCGGCGTGGCCGAGCCGCTGTCGCACTTCACCGATCCGCCCCCGGGGACCGGGTCGCCCACCGTGGAAGCCGCGATGGCCACCACGCTGTTCCACTGGACGCTGCATCCGTGGGCGATCTACGCCGTCGTCGGCCTGGCGATCAGCTACGGGGTCTACCGCAAGGGCCGGTTGCAGCTGATCAGCGCGGCCTTCGAACCGTTGATCGGCGATCGCGCCAACGGTGCGTGGGGGAAGGTCATCGACATGTTGGCGATCTTCGCCACCCTGTTCGGGTCGGCCGCCTCCCTGGGCCTGGGCGCGCTGCAGATCCGCAGCGGGCTGGGCATCGTGGCCGGGATCGGGGAAACCGGCAACACCATCCTGATCGTCATCATCACGATCTTGACGATGGCGTTCGTGCTGTCGGCGGTGTCCGGGATCGCGCGCGGGATCCAGTGGTTGTCCAACATCAACATGGTGTTGGCCACGTTGTTGGCGCTGTTCGTATTCGTGGTCGGTCCCACGGTTTTCGTGCTGAATCTGCTGCCGACGGCACTGGGCAGCTACTTCCAGGATCTGGCGATGATGTCGGCCCGCACCGGCGCCGAGGGTGCCGAGGTGAACGCCTGGCTGGAATCGTGGACCATCTTCTACTGGGCGTGGTGGATTTCCTGGACCCCGTTCGTCGGGATGTTCATCGCGCGCATCTCCCGGGGGCGCACCATCCGGCAGTTCGTCGCCGGTGTGCTGTTGGTGCCCAGCGTCGTGTCGCTGATCTGGTTCTGCGTGTTCGGCGGCGCGGCCATCCGGGAGCAACAGCAGGGCGCCGATCTCGCCGGGGAGGGCAGCGTCGAGGAGCAGCTGTTCAGTTTGCTGGCGCAGTATCCGTGGGCGGCGGCGGTCAGCGTCGTCGTGATGCTGCTGGTGGCCATCTTCTTCGTCTCGGGCGCCGATGCCGCCTCGATCGTGATGGGTTCGCTGTCGGAGCGCGGCACCATCGCACCGTCGCGGCCCACGGTGATCTTCTGGGGTTGCGCCACCGGGGCGGTGGCCGCGGTGATGTTGCTCGTCGGCGGGGCAGACGCGTTGACCGGTCTGCAGTCCATCACGATCATCGCCGCGGTGCCGTTCGTGCTGGTGATGGTCGGTCTCGCGGTGGCATTGGTCCGGGACCTGAGCAGCGACCCCATGGTGGTGCGTCGCGAATACGCCGTGGAGGCCGTCAATTCCGCGGTGATCACCGGCGTCACCCACCACGGCGACGACTTCGTGATCGCGGTGGAAAAGGATCCCGACGCGGATGGCTAG
- the secA gene encoding preprotein translocase subunit SecA: MLSKLLRLGEGRMVKRLKGVADYVNTLSDDVEKLTDDELRAKTDEFKRRVAAGTTLDDLLPEAFAVAREAAWRVLSQRPFDVQIMGGAALHFGNVAEMKTGEGKTLTCVLPAYLNALGGEGVHVVTVNDYLAKRDAEWMGRVHRFLGLDVGVILSQMTPPERRAAYGADITYGTNNEFGFDYLRDNMTHSVDDMVQRGHNFAVVDEVDSILIDEARTPLIISGPADGGAAHWYTEFARIVPLMEKDTHYEVDLRKRTIGVHELGVEFVEDQLGIDNLYEAANSPLVSYLNNAIKAKELFHRDKDYIVRNGDVVIVDEFTGRVLTGRRYNEGMHQAIEAKEHVEIKAENQTLATITLQNYFRLYDKLSGMTGTAQTEAAELHEIYKLGVVPIPTNRPMVRADQSDLIYKTEEAKYIAVVDDVTERHEQGQPVLIGTTSVERSEYLSRQFTKRRIPHNVLNAKYHESEANIIAEAGRLGAVTVATNMAGRGTDIVLGGNPDFLADKRLRDRGLDPVETPDEYEAAWDEVLETIKAEAAEEADKVREAGGLYVLGTERHESRRIDNQLRGRSGRQGDPGESRFYLSLGDELMRRFNGATLESLLTRLNLPDDVPIEAKMVTRAIKSAQTQVEQQNFEVRKNVLKYDEVMNQQRKVIYAERRRILEGEDLQQQAHDMMVDVITAYVDGATAEGYSEDWDLEKLWEALKTLYPVGVDHRTLLDSDAVGEPGELTREELLDALLTDAKAAYARREAELEELAGEGAMRQLERNVLLNVIDRKWREHLYEMDYLKEGIGLRAMAQRDPLVEYQREGYDMFRAMLDALKEESVGFLFNVQVEATPAPAVAPVQAPGGLAAFAEQAAAKQAEPAAPAEPEETPAPAPTGGRHAAPVGLRAKGIDNGESAPALTYSGPAEDGQAAVQRSGGPQPAAAAAGGGTRRERREAARKAAKASRKG; this comes from the coding sequence GTGCTGTCTAAGCTGCTGCGCCTTGGTGAAGGTCGCATGGTCAAGCGCCTCAAGGGGGTGGCTGACTACGTCAACACCTTGTCGGACGACGTCGAGAAGCTCACCGACGACGAACTGCGCGCCAAGACCGATGAGTTCAAGCGGCGGGTCGCCGCCGGTACCACCCTCGACGACCTGCTGCCCGAGGCGTTCGCGGTGGCCCGCGAGGCGGCCTGGCGGGTGCTGTCCCAGCGCCCGTTCGACGTGCAGATCATGGGCGGTGCGGCCCTGCACTTCGGCAACGTCGCCGAGATGAAGACCGGTGAGGGCAAGACCCTGACCTGTGTGCTCCCGGCGTACCTGAACGCGTTGGGCGGCGAGGGCGTGCACGTCGTCACGGTCAACGACTACCTGGCCAAGCGCGACGCCGAGTGGATGGGCCGGGTGCACCGGTTCCTGGGTCTGGACGTCGGCGTCATCCTGTCGCAGATGACCCCGCCGGAGCGGCGGGCCGCCTACGGCGCCGACATCACCTACGGCACCAACAACGAGTTCGGGTTCGACTACCTGCGCGACAACATGACCCACTCCGTGGACGACATGGTGCAGCGCGGCCACAACTTCGCGGTGGTCGACGAGGTCGACTCCATCCTGATCGACGAGGCGCGCACCCCGCTGATCATCTCCGGTCCCGCCGACGGCGGCGCCGCGCACTGGTACACCGAGTTCGCCCGCATCGTCCCGCTGATGGAGAAGGACACCCACTACGAGGTGGACCTGCGCAAGCGCACCATCGGCGTGCACGAACTCGGCGTCGAGTTCGTCGAGGATCAGCTGGGCATCGACAACCTGTACGAGGCCGCCAACTCGCCGCTGGTCAGCTACCTGAACAACGCCATCAAGGCCAAGGAGCTGTTCCACCGGGACAAGGACTACATCGTCCGCAACGGCGACGTCGTCATCGTCGACGAGTTCACCGGTCGCGTGCTGACCGGCCGGCGCTACAACGAGGGCATGCACCAGGCCATCGAGGCCAAGGAGCACGTCGAGATCAAGGCCGAGAACCAGACCCTGGCCACCATCACGCTGCAGAACTACTTCCGGCTCTACGACAAGCTCTCCGGCATGACCGGTACGGCCCAGACCGAGGCCGCCGAGCTGCACGAGATCTACAAGCTGGGCGTCGTGCCGATCCCGACCAACCGGCCGATGGTCCGGGCCGACCAGTCCGACCTGATCTACAAGACCGAGGAAGCCAAGTACATCGCCGTCGTCGACGACGTCACCGAGCGCCACGAGCAGGGCCAGCCGGTCCTGATCGGCACCACCAGCGTGGAGCGCTCGGAGTACCTGTCGCGGCAGTTCACCAAGCGCCGCATCCCGCACAACGTGCTGAACGCGAAGTACCACGAGTCCGAGGCGAACATCATCGCCGAGGCCGGCCGCCTCGGCGCGGTCACGGTGGCCACCAACATGGCCGGCCGCGGTACCGACATCGTGCTCGGCGGTAACCCCGACTTCCTCGCCGACAAGCGGCTGCGGGACCGAGGCCTGGATCCGGTCGAGACGCCCGACGAGTACGAGGCCGCCTGGGACGAGGTGCTCGAGACCATCAAGGCCGAGGCCGCCGAGGAGGCCGACAAGGTGCGCGAGGCCGGTGGGCTCTACGTGCTGGGCACCGAACGGCACGAATCGCGCCGCATCGACAACCAGCTGCGCGGCCGCTCGGGCCGCCAGGGTGACCCCGGCGAATCCCGGTTCTACCTGTCGTTGGGCGACGAGTTGATGCGGCGGTTCAACGGCGCGACGCTGGAGTCGTTGCTGACCCGGCTGAACCTGCCCGACGACGTGCCGATCGAGGCCAAGATGGTCACCCGGGCCATCAAGAGCGCCCAGACGCAGGTCGAACAGCAGAACTTCGAGGTCCGCAAGAACGTCCTCAAGTACGACGAGGTGATGAACCAGCAGCGCAAGGTCATCTACGCCGAGCGCCGCCGGATCCTCGAGGGCGAGGACCTGCAGCAGCAGGCCCACGACATGATGGTCGACGTCATCACGGCCTACGTGGACGGCGCCACCGCCGAGGGCTACTCCGAGGACTGGGACCTCGAGAAGCTCTGGGAAGCACTCAAGACGCTGTACCCGGTGGGCGTCGATCACCGGACGCTGCTGGACTCCGACGCGGTGGGCGAGCCCGGCGAGCTGACCCGCGAGGAGTTGCTCGACGCCCTGCTCACCGACGCCAAGGCGGCCTACGCGCGACGCGAGGCCGAACTCGAGGAACTCGCCGGCGAGGGCGCGATGCGCCAGCTCGAACGCAACGTGTTGCTCAACGTGATCGATCGCAAGTGGCGCGAGCACCTCTACGAGATGGACTACCTCAAGGAGGGCATCGGGCTGCGCGCGATGGCCCAGCGCGATCCGCTGGTCGAGTACCAGCGCGAGGGCTACGACATGTTCCGGGCGATGCTGGACGCGCTCAAGGAAGAGTCGGTGGGCTTCCTGTTCAACGTCCAGGTCGAGGCGACCCCGGCTCCGGCGGTCGCACCCGTGCAGGCCCCCGGCGGTCTGGCCGCGTTCGCCGAGCAGGCGGCGGCCAAGCAGGCCGAGCCCGCCGCGCCGGCCGAACCCGAGGAGACCCCGGCGCCCGCGCCGACCGGCGGCCGGCACGCGGCCCCGGTGGGCCTGCGCGCCAAGGGGATCGACAACGGCGAGTCCGCGCCCGCGCTGACCTACTCCGGCCCCGCCGAGGACGGCCAGGCCGCGGTGCAGCGCTCCGGTGGACCCCAGCCCGCGGCGGCCGCCGCCGGCGGCGGGACCCGTCGGGAGCGTCGCGAGGCCGCCCGCAAGGCCGCGAAGGCCTCGCGCAAGGGCTAG
- a CDS encoding ComF family protein, with product MLDLILPLECGGCGAPGTRWCSACASAWRVGVDQPHLVAPRQDPGVPVFALGRYAGARRAAIVALKEHRRTDLTAPLAGALALGVHRLLRWGLVSLPLVLVPAPTRRSSARRRGGDPVLRTAAAAVAAHPGIAVVPALRMRAGARDSVGLNSRGRERNVAGRVLLTRRVPAGAEVLVVDDVVTTGATARESVRVLQTSGARVTGVLTLAHA from the coding sequence GTGCTGGACCTGATCCTGCCGTTGGAGTGCGGCGGCTGCGGCGCCCCGGGGACGCGTTGGTGCTCCGCCTGCGCGTCGGCGTGGCGGGTCGGCGTCGACCAGCCGCACCTGGTGGCCCCGCGCCAGGACCCCGGCGTCCCGGTGTTCGCGCTGGGCCGCTACGCGGGGGCGCGGCGCGCGGCGATCGTCGCGCTCAAGGAACATCGACGCACCGACCTGACCGCCCCGCTGGCGGGTGCGCTGGCCCTCGGCGTGCACCGGCTGCTGCGGTGGGGACTGGTGAGCCTGCCGCTGGTGCTCGTGCCCGCGCCCACCCGGCGATCCTCGGCGCGCCGCCGCGGCGGCGACCCGGTGCTGCGGACGGCCGCCGCGGCCGTGGCCGCACACCCCGGGATCGCCGTCGTGCCCGCGTTGCGGATGCGGGCGGGCGCGCGGGACTCGGTCGGACTCAACAGCCGGGGCCGCGAACGCAACGTCGCCGGGCGCGTCCTGCTGACCCGCCGCGTCCCCGCCGGGGCGGAGGTTCTCGTCGTCGACGACGTCGTCACCACGGGCGCCACCGCGCGGGAATCGGTGCGCGTCCTGCAAACTTCCGGGGCGCGCGTGACGGGTGTGCTCACGCTGGCGCACGCGTGA
- the lpqB gene encoding MtrAB system accessory lipoprotein LpqB, producing the protein MNRLLAVLVALGAAVALLAGCAGVPNSSAPQAIGTVERPAPQDLPKPTPGMAPDQLLREFLKATADPANRHLAARQFLTESASREWDDAGSALLIDRVVLTETRTAGKISVQMKADILGSLSDMGVFETAAGPLPDPGPIELVNTPDGWRIDKLPNGVFLDWKQFQETYKRHPLYFVDPTGDTTVPDPRYVAVSDRDQLATELVSKLISGPRPEIANSVRNMLGSPLQLRGPITRADGGKTGIGRGYGGARIELENLPSSDPQSRALLAAQIIWTLARADIRGPYVINVDGLPLDDRFADGWETSDVAATDPGAAAGASAGLHALVGGSLMFLDGPSGTRVDGAFGAMPDQRSAALSRDGNGVASVVAVRVNTPEVASTLWIDNNGQDAVEAIKGRTITRPTWGLDGAVWVVVDGNNVVRVTQEAATGAPARVPVDSIAVATKFPGAVTELQLSRDGTRAALVIEGQVILSGVEETPGGQFALTYPRRLGFGLGSSVVSLSWRTGDDIVVSRDDPAHPVSYVNLDGVNSDGPSQGLTMPVGTVAANPSTVYVADRQGVQQLSGSGADNQQAWSGVRAFMIPGAVPVLPG; encoded by the coding sequence GTGAATCGCCTCCTGGCTGTGCTGGTCGCCTTGGGCGCCGCCGTCGCGTTGCTCGCGGGCTGCGCCGGCGTGCCCAATTCCTCTGCGCCGCAAGCCATCGGCACCGTCGAGCGGCCGGCCCCGCAGGATCTGCCCAAGCCGACCCCCGGAATGGCCCCGGATCAGTTGCTGCGGGAATTCCTCAAGGCCACCGCCGATCCCGCCAACCGGCACCTCGCGGCCCGGCAGTTCCTCACCGAATCCGCCTCCCGGGAATGGGACGACGCGGGCAGCGCGCTGCTGATCGACCGCGTGGTGCTCACCGAGACCCGCACCGCGGGCAAGATCTCGGTGCAGATGAAGGCCGACATCCTGGGGTCGCTGTCGGACATGGGGGTCTTCGAGACCGCCGCGGGACCGCTGCCCGACCCCGGCCCCATCGAGTTGGTGAACACCCCCGACGGCTGGCGCATCGACAAGCTGCCCAACGGTGTCTTCTTGGACTGGAAGCAGTTTCAGGAGACCTACAAGCGCCACCCGCTGTACTTCGTCGACCCGACGGGCGACACCACGGTGCCCGATCCCCGCTACGTCGCGGTCTCCGATCGCGATCAGTTGGCCACCGAACTGGTGTCCAAGCTGATCTCGGGGCCGCGGCCGGAGATCGCCAACTCGGTGCGCAACATGCTCGGCTCACCGCTGCAACTGCGCGGGCCCATCACCCGCGCCGACGGCGGCAAGACCGGGATCGGCCGCGGCTACGGCGGCGCGCGGATCGAGCTGGAGAACCTGCCGAGCTCCGATCCGCAGAGCCGGGCTCTGCTTGCCGCACAGATCATCTGGACGCTGGCCCGCGCCGACATCCGGGGCCCGTACGTGATCAACGTCGACGGTCTGCCGCTGGACGACCGCTTCGCCGACGGCTGGGAGACCTCCGATGTCGCGGCGACCGACCCGGGCGCCGCCGCCGGGGCCTCGGCCGGGCTGCACGCCCTGGTGGGCGGGTCGCTGATGTTCCTCGACGGGCCGAGCGGCACCCGCGTCGACGGTGCGTTCGGGGCGATGCCCGACCAACGGTCCGCGGCGCTGTCCCGGGACGGCAACGGGGTGGCCTCGGTGGTGGCCGTGCGGGTGAACACGCCCGAGGTCGCCTCGACGCTGTGGATCGACAACAACGGCCAGGACGCCGTCGAGGCCATCAAGGGCCGCACCATCACCCGGCCCACCTGGGGCCTCGACGGGGCGGTGTGGGTCGTGGTGGACGGCAACAACGTGGTGCGGGTGACCCAGGAGGCGGCCACCGGCGCGCCGGCGCGCGTCCCGGTCGACTCGATCGCGGTGGCCACGAAGTTCCCCGGCGCCGTCACCGAACTGCAGCTGTCCCGCGACGGCACCCGTGCCGCGCTGGTGATCGAGGGGCAGGTGATCCTGTCCGGCGTCGAGGAGACCCCGGGCGGACAGTTCGCCCTGACCTATCCGCGCCGGCTCGGTTTCGGGCTGGGCTCCTCGGTGGTGTCGCTGTCCTGGCGGACCGGCGACGACATCGTGGTCAGCCGCGACGATCCCGCGCACCCGGTGTCGTATGTGAACCTCGACGGGGTCAACTCCGACGGCCCGAGCCAGGGGCTGACCATGCCGGTCGGCACGGTGGCGGCCAACCCGTCGACGGTCTATGTGGCCGACCGGCAGGGCGTGCAGCAGCTGTCCGGGTCCGGTGCCGACAACCAGCAGGCGTGGTCGGGCGTGCGCGCCTTCATGATCCCGGGTGCGGTGCCGGTGCTGCCGGGCTGA